CTCGCGGCCGCCGAGGGCGGCCGCTCGGTGGCGCGCCGTCCGCATCTCACAGAAATAGCGACGCTCAGTCCAGTTCCTCGATCGCTCGGGCGGCCGCCAGCACCTCGTCGTGGAGGTCGACGTTCGAGGCCACCAGCCCGGTCGAGTCGTGTCGCCACCGGTTACCCTCCAGATCCGTCACGCGCCCGCCGGCCTGCCGGATGACGAACACGCCCGCGACGGTGTCCCAGGGGTTCGCCCGCAGATTGGTGATCGTCCCCTCGAACCCGCCGGCGGCGACCGTGGGCAACACGACCTGCGCCGCGCCCAGTCGGCGCATGTCCGAGAAGCGCGAGACGATCGCCTCGCACGCGCGGGCGTACTCGTCGCGCGCGTCGTGCTCCCACCAGATCGTCGGGTCGACGACGGCCCGCCGGGGGTCGCTCACGTCGCTGACCGAGATCGGGTCGCCGTTTCGGAACGCGCCCTCGGGCGTCGCGGTGTAGACGTCGCCGAGCGCGGGCGCGACGATCGCGGCCGCGACCGGCTCGCCGTCGACGACGGCCGCGACCGCGGTGGCCCACACCGGGATGTCGCGGACGTAGTTGTGCGTGCCGTCGATGGGGTCGATCACCCACGCCGCGCCCGCGTCGGGGACGGTCTTGCGCTCGTCCTCCTCCTCGCCGACGACCGCGTCGTCCGGGAACGTCTCGCGGATCGTCTCGATGACGACCCGCTGGGCCGCGCGGTCCGCCTCGGTGACCACGTCGTCGGTCTCGCCTTTCGTCTCTACGTCGATGTCGCTCCGGAAATGCTCGTTCGCGAGGGCCGCGCCCGCCCGCGCCGCCTCCGCCGCGGCCGCGGCGCGCTCGTCGACATCGGGGGCGCGATCGGCGGGAGCGGGGACCTCGGCGGCGGCGTCAGCGCCGGACTCGTCTGCGTCGGTCATGGCTCCACTCGCCGCGCCGGAGGCGTATAAACGTCGGTTCGGCGCGGCCGAAGGTGAGCAATTAACTCAGTTCCGAATCCGAGTAGCTTTAAGTGGATCCGAGCCGGTGGATCGCGTATGGAACCCGAGGAAGCGGTCCGTCAGCTCGAATACACCATCGACGCCTCGCTCGACGACGTCGGACAGCGCGCCGCCGCGAGCTACCGGCCGACCTTCGAGCGCGTGGCCGAGCGCGCGGACGGCGGTGCCGTGTACGAGCTCGCCCGCCAGCTCTCCGCGACGGTCGCCGACGGCGAGCGGCCGAGCCCCGCGGCCGCGAACCGGCGGGCCGAGCGCGTGCTCGACGACTGGGCGTACACCGACGGCGGGGAGTAAGGCTTCGCTGCGCCAATGTCTCGTCGCTGCGTCACACTACGATCTGTTCTCCAATCTCCGGCGCGCTCGCCGCAAACCCGTCCGCTCGCAGCTCTTCTGCGAACGCCGCACAGCGATCCCCGTGGTTCACCAGCACCCGCGCGTCCGGGTACGCGTCGAGGAACGACCGCAGGCCCTCGCGGTCCGCGTGCGCGGAGAAGTCGTACCCCTCGACCCGCGCGGCGACGGTCATCACGCGCCCGTCGATCTCGGCGCTGCCCGTCTCCAGCAGGTTCCGGCCCGGCGTCCCCTCGACTTGATACCCGGTCAGCGTCACCTTGTTCGTCGGGTTCGACCGGACCGCGGGGACGTACGTCATCGCCGGCCCGCCCGAGAGCATCCCGCTCGTGGTGACGATCGCCGCGTTCTGGTCCGCGATCCGCTTGCGTTGCCCGTCGCGGCCGGTGACGAACCGGGCGTGCGAGGTCGCGCGCCGGAGCGCGTCGGCGTCGCGGACGAACTCAGGATGCCGCCGCAGCATCCGGGTCACTTCCTTGCCCATCCCGTCGACGTAACAGGGGATGTCGTGCGCCTCGCAGACTAACAGTAGCTCCTGCGTGCGCCCGATGGCGAACGCCGGGACGACCACGGTGCCGCCCTCCCACAGCGTCGTCTCGACGCTCTCCGCGAACCCGTCCTCGACGGCGGCCCGGGGCTCGTGGTCGACGTCCGAGTAGGTGGACTCACAGACCACGACGTCGGCGTCGGGGCGCGCGGTCGTCCCCGCCACCAGCCGCTGGTCGTCGGTGTGGAAGTCGCCGGTGTACAGCAGTCGCGTCTCCCCGTCGTCGACGAGGACGTGCGCGGAGCCGGGGATGTGCCCCGCCGGAAACAGCGTCACCTCGTAGCCGCCGGCGGCGACGCCGCCCGCGACCAGGAAGGGGTCGCCGTAGCCGTGCCGTCGCTCCGCCTCGCCCAGCCGCGCGACGTGCTCCGCCGAAAACGGGCACAGCGGGCTGTTCCCGTGGAGCTTCAGCGTGTCCTCCGCGAGCGTCCGCGCGAGCTCCCCGGTCGGCGGAGTCCAGTGGACCGGCGGCCGGCGGTCGCCCTTCAGCAGCGCCGGGACGGCACCGACGTGGTCGAGGTGGCCGTGCGAGACGACGACCGCCTCCGGCTCGGGATCCCGCACCGGATACCGCGGCGGCTCGCCGGCCAAGAGCCCGTAGTCGATGAGGAGCGTGTCGTCGACGAGGAGGGCGCTCCGGCCGACCTCGCGGGCACCGCCGAGGAACTCCAACTCCATCGACCGCCCGTAGCCGCCCGCGGGGTTAGTGTCCGTCGGTCGATCAGTCGACCCGCTCGGCGGCGTCGCGCTGGACGAGCGGGTCGGCGTTCTCGAGCGGGAGCGAGACCACGTCCTCGCTCGCGAGCTCGTACTCGCGCTCGTCGACGCCGAAGATGGCCCCGACGTCGCGGGTGATCCGGACGGTCGCTCGGTCCGTCGACTCCGCCGGGTCGGTCTCAGCGTCCGATCCCCCCGGACCGGTCTCGGCGTCCGATCCCCCCGGACCGGTCTCGGCGTCCGGCTCGCCGCCCGCGCGCGCGTCGGGAACCGCGCCGCCGTCTGTCGTCGCTCCCGGACCCGTCTCGCCGGCCGTGTCTTCGGTGGGGTCGGCGTCCGCGAGACCCTCCGTTCTGTCCGCCCTCTCGGTACCGTCGGCCTCACCGTCGACCCCGACGGCTCCCGGCGGGGCCGGATCGGGCGGAACGGGCGTCGTCCCGTCGCCGTCGCCGTCAGACCCGGCGGGCGGGGCCGCGTCGTGTGCGGTCGGTTCCGGTGACCCGTCGGTGGCCGGGTCCGCGTCGTCGCCGCCCATCGCGCCGGCGAGCGCGCCCGCGTCGGCGTCGGGGGACGGCGAGCCGGGTCGCTCCGCGTCGACCGGTTCCGCACCGGCGGGCTCCGGGTCGCCGGTCGACGGGGTCCCGTTCGTCTCGGGCGCTCGCTCCGTTCCGGCCGGCTCGCCGGCGACCGGGGACTCGTCCGGTGCGGGCGACCCGTCTCCCGCCGGCGAATCGTCCGGCGTCGTCGGCTCGTCGCCGACCGGAGACTCGCCGGCGAGGACGTCGAGCACCTCCGACTTGTTCGCGGTGATGCGCTCGACGAGGTCGTCGAACAGCCGGCGCTCCTCGGTCGTCATCCCCTCCTCGTCGACCGACATGTCCGCCGCGGCGAAGGAGGCGAGTTTGACGACCTTGCCGACCCGCCGCTCGTAGAGGGCCTCGGCGACCTCCTCGGCGGTCTCGACCTCGTCGGAGAGCCGCCGCACGTCGTCGTCCTCGAAGGGGTTCTCGACCTGCTCCGCGCGGCGGTCGCGCGCGGCGCGGAGGTCCGCGACGTACGCGCCCACGTCGTCGTAAAACGAGTCCCGCAGGTGCTGGAGGCTGTCCTTCCGGCGCTCCTTCGCCTGCGCGGACCGGAGTTCGTCGAGGTTCATTTGTCGTCCGTCATCGTTCGGGGGCTTTCCGTGCTTCGCCGCGGGCCATCAGGAACACGCCCGCGTACTCGGGCACGGTGACTGTGCCGGATTCAACTCTGACGCGCTCGCCGTTTAATTCTACCGTCCGATCCGCGTCGGCCTCGATCCGGATCTCGCGGCCGACGAACCGCTCCGGGACCGCGTCCCGGAGCGGCTCGAAGTCGGCGAGTTCGTCGCGGTCGAGCGGCGTGACGACCAGCCCGGATCCGCCGTGGAGCGTGCCCGGCAGCCGGATGAGCCGGCGGGTGTCGGTCGTCACCGGCTCGTCGATCGGCGCGGCATCCTCCGCGGCGACGCGCGCGGCGAGCGCGGAGACGAGCCGCCTGACGCCCGGGCCGCCGGCCTCGACGTTGCCCTCGCGGACCGCGGTCGGGTTCCGGTCGAACGCGCCGAGGATCGTCTCCGCGCCCTTCTCACCGATCCCGTCGAACTTCGTCAACTGCTCGCGGGCGGCCTCGTCGTCCTTCTCGCGGAGGTCGTCGGCGTACTCGATCAGGGCCTCGTGGACGCGCGCGCCCCACCCGCCCTCGGTGCGGAGGACGCGCTTCGTCGTGCCGCGCTCGGAGACGGTGTGGATCAGGCCGTCGGTGTCGAGGTCGATGGCGCGCACGTAGTCGACGACCTCGCGGCGCGCGTCGCTGTCCAACTCCCGAACGCTCTCGTCCCGGACGTGGACGTGATACCCCCGCCCGCCCGAGAAGACGACGGTCACGTCATCGAACGCGAAGTCGTCGTCGATGAAATCGAGCAGTCGCAGGAGGGCGTCCTTACACTCGGCCAGCATCTCGGGATAGCTCGTCGTCTCCGGGTCGACGCCGGGGAGGTGGTCGGCGTCCAGGTCGAAGACGAGGTCGGCGTTCCGCCACCCCTTCTGGCCCATCGTCGCCGCGCCGGGGTCGTCGTAGCGCGCGGCCGAGAAGTAGGCGTGCCGCGGCGCGTTGTCCGCGAAGAACGTGTCGACGTCGCCCAGATCGAAGAGCGACTGGTGGCGGACCATCGTCGTCCCCGACCCCGGGGTCCACGGGATGTGGCCCCACTCGCGGAGGTTCGCGTCGGGCGGGAGCGACAGCGAGACCGACCGGTAGTAGTCGCCGAAGCGACCCCGGAGATACTCGCGGGTCCGGTCGTCCATCTCTCCGCTCCTACCCGCGGTCGACGTATCAACGTTACCGTTCGTCGGCACGGGCGGGAACCCCGAACCGCACTCAGGGAGTGGATGGTAGTAGTGATCACGCGTGCGGTGGCGCGTGCCGACGAGCGCCCGACAGGGCGCGAGTCGCACGCGCGAGGGAGTCGACCGGTCGGAGCGAAGCGGAGACCGGTGGACGAGGCTGGGGAGGTGTGAGGCGCGGTGCTGTGCGGGGCGGGACTCGAAGGGGCAGCCGCGAGGACGAAGCACGGCGAAGTAAGCACTGGAAGGAGCGAGCAGCGCGAGCAACTGAAGCGCGCAGCAAGTCGCGCGAGGCCTCGCGGCTGGGGCTTCGGAGTGTTCGTGTCGATCAGCGATCCGTAAGGAACCACACCACCGTACGGGTGAGCGGCTGAGGTCCCGGACCGTTCCCGCCGGTAACGGCGCGTCTCGGATCAGCCTACCCCGACCACCGGCACGCTTTTTTCGGTGGGAACTGTCGACGCCCACGTTCTCACCCTCCATGCTCGACGAGATACTCGACGTGATCGTCGGCGAGATCGCCAAGGTCGTCCCCGACGTCGTGTGGGGAGCCGTCTTCCTAATTTTCGGCGTCCTGACGACGGCGGTCGGCGTGGCGACGGTGCTCGGCGTGGCGACGCTCGACGCCTCGGCGCTGCTCGGCGGCGTCCTGACCGTCGTCGGCGTGTCGCTCGTCGTCGGCGTGCTGGTCGCGTGGTATCGGTAGACCGACTCCGTCGGGACGACGCCCGTCGGGACGACGCTCGGCGTCCGCGGCGCTTCCGGCCACAACACTATCCGCCCGGCGGCCTTCCCACCGTCTATGCGCTCCGAAGAGGAGATCCGAGAGCAGTACGAGTTCCTCCGCGAACAGCTGGACGACGAGGAGATGAACCACCGCGGCGTCGAGGAGCTGTTCACCCACTACAAGCGCGCGCTCGGCTGGGTGTTAGAAGAGGAACACATGTGAGCGACGTACGACACGTTTATCAATCTCTACGGTGTACGTTCAGGTGACGCTTCGTCTGGAGGGCCGAAGCGTCAGCGGGGACCAATCGGCAGGTCCGACGCGGCTTTTTTCCGCGTCGGGCGTGCCTTCTTCCGACAACTCGACCGGCTAGCGCCGACTTCGTCTCGCTCCTGCCAGACCCGAGGAGTCGCGACGCCGCTCGGGACCGTCTCGGTTCGTGTGCGGTCGCCGTCGGTTCGCACCACGTATCAGACCGGGAAAACGACGTTCGACCGCGAATCCGCCGTCCGCCGCCGCCGACGGTTGCGGATCTGACACGACGAACGTGTCCGTTACGGGGAGGTAAGGCCGGGCGTCCGGTCGTACGAAGACTGATATAACGGTATATTTATTTATTTTCGACAGGTATACATTGGCAGTTGTATGTACGACCTCACAGGTTTTCAGCGCGACCTGCTCTACGTGATCGCGGGGCTCGACGAGCCGCACGGGCTGGCGATCAAAGAGGAGCTCGAAGAGTACTACGAGAAGGAGATCCATCACGGCCGCCTCTACCCGAACCTCGACACGCTCGTCGAGAAGGGACTCGTCGAGAAGGGCCAGCGCGACCGCCGCACCAACTACTACACGCTGACGCGCCGCGGCCGCCGCGAGATCGAGGCGCGCACCGACTGGGAAGCCGAGTACATCGAGCACTGACCCGACCGCCCGCGACTCCCGCGGTCGACCGATAACCGTCGGCTCCGTCGAGCCGTTCTCTCTCTTTTCGTCTCCGTCGAGCCGTTCCCGATCACCGGATCGCTTCCGACCGCCCACCGGTCCGCTCGCTCGGTCCCGAGCCGCGGCGCTCCGAACCGCCCGGCGCGCGCCGCGAACGGTTGGATTCAAGTCCGCCCCGGCGGAACCCGGTCGTATGCAACCGGGAGATCGCGTCCGCGTCGAGCGCGGGGGCGTCACCAACGAGGGCGTACTGCTCCCCTCCACGACGCGCGACCACCTCGTCGTCAAGCTCGACGGGGGCTACAACGTCGGGATCGACCGCGACGCGGCCGACGTCGAGGTGTTGGAGTCCGCCGTCCGCGAGGTCGACCCCGCGGCCGAGACCGACGACGGCGACGCCACCTCGGCGATCACCTTCGACGACGACCTGCCCACCGTCTCGCTCATCTCCACCGGGGGGACGATCGCCTCCACCGTGGACTACCGGACGGGGGCGGTCACCGCGCAGTTCGACGCCGAGGACGTCCTCCGGGCCGTCCCGGAGCTCGCCGGGCGCGCGAACTACCGCGGTCGGGTCGTCGCGAACATCCTCTCGGAGAACATGGAACCGTCCATCTGGCGGGAGCTGGCCGCGGCCGTCCGCGAGGAGATCGAGGCGGGGGCCGACGGCGTCGTCGTGATGCACGGCACGGACACGATGCAGTACTCCGCGTCCGCGCTCTCCTTCATGCTCGACTCGCCGGTCCCGGTCGTGTTCACCGGGAGCCAGCGCTCCGCGGACCGCCCCTCCTCCGACAACGTGATGAACGCGGTGTGCGCCGTCGAGGCCGCGAAGGCCGACCACGCCGAGACGCTGGTGTGTATGCACGCGTCCCCCTCCGACGACGCCTGCGCGCTCCACCGCGGCACGCGCGTCCGCAAGAACCACACCTCGCGCCGGGACGCCTTCGAGACGGTCGGTGCCGCCCCGCTCGGGCTGATCGACTACGAGGCCGCCGCGGCGGCGGGGAGCGAGGGCGACGCGGCCGACGCCGCGATCGAGTGGCACCGCGAGCCCCTCCCGCGCGGCGAGACCGGGACCGGTCCCGCCGGCGGTGATTCCGACGCGGCCGCAGCCTCCGGGGGCGACGGCGTCGCGGTCGCCCCCGACCTCGACGGCGACGTGGAGCTCGTTAAGTTCACGCCTGGGATGGACCCGGCGGCGTGGGACTACCTCGACGAGAAGGACGGCGTCGTGATCGAGGGGACCGGACTCGGCCACGTCCACACCGACCTCATCCCGCGGATCGAGGAGCTGGTCGAGGGCGGGACCGTCGTCGCGATGACGAGCCAGTGTCTCTCGGGCCGCGTCTGCGACCGCGTGTACGACACCGGCCGCGACCTGCTCGACGCGGGCGTCGTTGAGGCCGGCGACACCCTCCCCGGCACCGCGAAGGTGAAGCTGATGTGGGCGCTCGCGAACGTCTCGGACCCCGCCGAGGCGATGGGGCGGGACCTCGCGGGCGAGTTGACCGAGGAGTCTCAGCCCTGGCGATGACGGGATCGGAGGACGGGTCGGCGTCCGGCTCCGATCCGGGTCCCGACCTCGTCGTCCGCGAGGCGCGCCCGGCCGACGCCGACGCGGTCGCGGCGTTCACCCGGGACACGTGGGGCGAGCGCCACGAGGACTACATCCCGCGGGTGTTCCCCGACTGGGCCGCGTCGGACGACCCGGACCGCGGGACGTTCGTCGCGACGCTGCCGCCCGCGGCCGCCGAGGCCGGCGACCTCGACGGGCGGGAAACGGGCGACACGCACGTCGAGGGCGACGGGACGGGGGCCGCCGACGCGGGCGACCCGGAGGCCGTCGTCGGCTGTATTCAGGCCGTCTCGCTCTCCGAGTGGGAGGCGTGGGGGCAGGGGATCCGCGTCGACCCCGCCGCGCGCGGCCACGGCGTCGGCACCGCGCTCTCCGAGACCGCGCTCGACTGGTCGCGCGACCGCGGCGCGACCGTCTGCCGCAACATGGTCTTCTCGTGGAACATCATGGGGCTCGGGCAGTCGCGGGCGGTCGGCTTCGAGCCGGAGACCGAGTTCCGGTTCGCGGAGCCGGACCCCGATCCGGACGCGGTCGGTGACGGCGCGGTCGCCGCCGACGCGGCCGGACTCGGCATCCTCGCCGACCCCGACCCGAACGCGGCGTGGGCGTTCTGGAGCGACAGCGACGCCCGCGACCGCCTGCGCGGGCTGGCGCTCGACCCCGACGAGTCGTGGGCCTACTCGGCGCTCACGCGCGAGCGGCTGGCGACCGCGGCCGCCGAGGACCGACTGCTCGGCGTCGTCGACGCGGACGGGTTCGCCGGCTTCGCGGTCCGGACGCGCGTGACGGAGCGCGAGGTCGACGGCGAGACCGTTCGGACCGCGACGTACGGCGCGGCCGCGTGGCGCGACGCCGACGCGGCGGGGGCGCTGTACGACGCGATTTCCGCCGACGCCGGAGCGGCCGAGGCCGACAACGCCCGCGTGCTGATCCCCGAGACGGTCGAACACGTGAGCGACACCGGGGCGAACCG
This genomic stretch from Halorubrum hochsteinianum harbors:
- a CDS encoding inositol monophosphatase family protein; this translates as MTDADESGADAAAEVPAPADRAPDVDERAAAAAEAARAGAALANEHFRSDIDVETKGETDDVVTEADRAAQRVVIETIRETFPDDAVVGEEEDERKTVPDAGAAWVIDPIDGTHNYVRDIPVWATAVAAVVDGEPVAAAIVAPALGDVYTATPEGAFRNGDPISVSDVSDPRRAVVDPTIWWEHDARDEYARACEAIVSRFSDMRRLGAAQVVLPTVAAGGFEGTITNLRANPWDTVAGVFVIRQAGGRVTDLEGNRWRHDSTGLVASNVDLHDEVLAAARAIEELD
- a CDS encoding MBL fold metallo-hydrolase, which gives rise to MELEFLGGAREVGRSALLVDDTLLIDYGLLAGEPPRYPVRDPEPEAVVVSHGHLDHVGAVPALLKGDRRPPVHWTPPTGELARTLAEDTLKLHGNSPLCPFSAEHVARLGEAERRHGYGDPFLVAGGVAAGGYEVTLFPAGHIPGSAHVLVDDGETRLLYTGDFHTDDQRLVAGTTARPDADVVVCESTYSDVDHEPRAAVEDGFAESVETTLWEGGTVVVPAFAIGRTQELLLVCEAHDIPCYVDGMGKEVTRMLRRHPEFVRDADALRRATSHARFVTGRDGQRKRIADQNAAIVTTSGMLSGGPAMTYVPAVRSNPTNKVTLTGYQVEGTPGRNLLETGSAEIDGRVMTVAARVEGYDFSAHADREGLRSFLDAYPDARVLVNHGDRCAAFAEELRADGFAASAPEIGEQIVV
- the priS gene encoding DNA primase small subunit PriS, which codes for MDDRTREYLRGRFGDYYRSVSLSLPPDANLREWGHIPWTPGSGTTMVRHQSLFDLGDVDTFFADNAPRHAYFSAARYDDPGAATMGQKGWRNADLVFDLDADHLPGVDPETTSYPEMLAECKDALLRLLDFIDDDFAFDDVTVVFSGGRGYHVHVRDESVRELDSDARREVVDYVRAIDLDTDGLIHTVSERGTTKRVLRTEGGWGARVHEALIEYADDLREKDDEAAREQLTKFDGIGEKGAETILGAFDRNPTAVREGNVEAGGPGVRRLVSALAARVAAEDAAPIDEPVTTDTRRLIRLPGTLHGGSGLVVTPLDRDELADFEPLRDAVPERFVGREIRIEADADRTVELNGERVRVESGTVTVPEYAGVFLMARGEARKAPER
- a CDS encoding PadR family transcriptional regulator — translated: MYDLTGFQRDLLYVIAGLDEPHGLAIKEELEEYYEKEIHHGRLYPNLDTLVEKGLVEKGQRDRRTNYYTLTRRGRREIEARTDWEAEYIEH
- the gatD gene encoding Glu-tRNA(Gln) amidotransferase subunit GatD, coding for MQPGDRVRVERGGVTNEGVLLPSTTRDHLVVKLDGGYNVGIDRDAADVEVLESAVREVDPAAETDDGDATSAITFDDDLPTVSLISTGGTIASTVDYRTGAVTAQFDAEDVLRAVPELAGRANYRGRVVANILSENMEPSIWRELAAAVREEIEAGADGVVVMHGTDTMQYSASALSFMLDSPVPVVFTGSQRSADRPSSDNVMNAVCAVEAAKADHAETLVCMHASPSDDACALHRGTRVRKNHTSRRDAFETVGAAPLGLIDYEAAAAAGSEGDAADAAIEWHREPLPRGETGTGPAGGDSDAAAASGGDGVAVAPDLDGDVELVKFTPGMDPAAWDYLDEKDGVVIEGTGLGHVHTDLIPRIEELVEGGTVVAMTSQCLSGRVCDRVYDTGRDLLDAGVVEAGDTLPGTAKVKLMWALANVSDPAEAMGRDLAGELTEESQPWR
- a CDS encoding GNAT family N-acetyltransferase, which translates into the protein MTGSEDGSASGSDPGPDLVVREARPADADAVAAFTRDTWGERHEDYIPRVFPDWAASDDPDRGTFVATLPPAAAEAGDLDGRETGDTHVEGDGTGAADAGDPEAVVGCIQAVSLSEWEAWGQGIRVDPAARGHGVGTALSETALDWSRDRGATVCRNMVFSWNIMGLGQSRAVGFEPETEFRFAEPDPDPDAVGDGAVAADAAGLGILADPDPNAAWAFWSDSDARDRLRGLALDPDESWAYSALTRERLATAAAEDRLLGVVDADGFAGFAVRTRVTEREVDGETVRTATYGAAAWRDADAAGALYDAISADAGAAEADNARVLIPETVEHVSDTGANRVPVAAEPDFVMCADLTGGEP